The Verrucomicrobiia bacterium genomic interval GAAGAATAATTGTCATTGAACATCCGCGGAAAAACGCGCCCGGCCGGGCGCCAGTTCCGGCCAATGATGCAACAGGCTGTAGCCGTCGACGAGAATGCGGACGAGCGCCATGGAACGAACCTTGCAGGGCCGGCAGGAAAAGCAAGCGTCACTCGATCCTGCGATGCCGGAAACGATCGACTGCAACAGCGATGATGATGATTCCGCCAATGACCATTTCCTGAACCCACTTTGGCCAGCCCATCTGCTGTCCACCCATGTACAGGATGGTGATGGTAAGGGCGCCAATCAGCGTCCCAATGATGGAACCTTCGCCGCCTTTGAAGCTCGCGCCTCCAATGATCACTGCCGCGATCACAAACAACTCGTACATCACGGCAGTTGTTGGCTGGCCGATGCCCCCGATGTAAGAGAATTGCATCAGCCCGGCGACGCCGCAGAAAAATCCAGAAGCAGTGTAGACGAGCAGCTTCGTTCGATGCACAGGAACGCCGCACAGGCGCGCGGTTTCTTCATTGGATCCGACTGCGAAGATGTGCCTGCCCAGGCGCATGTAGCGCAAGAGCAGCGATGAAACGATGACTCCGCCAATGAGGATCCAGACTCCTGTGGGAAGGATTTGCCATGTTTGGTCAGCGCGGGAGAGCGTGGGATCCATGATCGAGCTGATCCAGGTTTCTTCGGGTGGATAAATATCGCGCTCGTGGGCGATGCCCTTTGCGAGGCCGCGGATCATGCCCATGGTGCCCAATGTCACGATGAATGGCACCAGCCGCAACCCGACGACCATTGCCCCATTCGCCAGGCCCGCGAGTGTGCTCGCCAATATGCCCGCGCCGACCGCGAGAATCGGAGCCAGCGTGGGGTGCGCCAGCACAATCGATTGTTCGCTGCCCGGTGCGCCAATATTCAAGTTGAGAACCCACGCGACGACCACCACCGACAACGCGATCAATGATCCCGCCGACAAATCAATGCCGGCTGCGATGATCACCAACGTCAGGCCCAGGCCCGCTGTGGCGTAAACGCAACTTTGCCGCAGGATGTTCTCGAGATTGCGGACGGTGTAGAATTTCCCGTCCTCGACCAACACGGCAAAGAAAGTGAAGACGATGATCAACGCGAGAAACCGCCCCAGAATGTTTCCCCACTTCGAAAGCAGAACACGGGATCGCGAAAGGGCGGGTGGTGTTGCGTCAGGAGTTGCTGTCATCAGTTGTCCTGTCCAATCGCTGCCGAAAGCAGGCCGCGTTCGTCCCATTCTTCGCGAGCGCGGGCGTCGCTGAGCAGCCCGCGTGACATCACGGCGATGCGATCGCAAGTGCCCAGAAGTTCTGGAATGTAGCTGCTGACCATCAGGACTGCCTTGCCCCGCGCTGCCAGCTCATCGATCAACTGGTAGATCTGCGCTTTCGATCCGACGTCGATCCCGCGAGTCGGTTCGTCGAGCAACAGCACGTCCACGTCGGCGTGCAGCAGGCGCGCGATCGCCACTTTCTGCTGGTTGCCGCCTGACAGGCCATTGATGCGCTGTTCGGGGCCCTGGCATTTGATCGGGATTTTCTTGATCCAGGGAGCGCATGCAGCGTTCTGCCGCGAGGGAAACACCAGCCCCAATGGACCCAGGCCCGCGAGCCGGGATAGGGTCAGGTTGTCAGCAATGCTCAAGCCGAGAGCCAGGCCTTCTGTCTTGCGATCCTCGCTGATCATCCCGACGCCCTGTGACCACCGGCGGCCGGGTGTTGCGGCTCCGCTGTAACTGCCCACGGTCACAGTGCCTTTCACAACGGGATCCAGACCAAAGACCGCGCGCATGAGTTCGGTTCTTCCTGCTCCCACCAGTCCGAACACGCCCAGCACCTCTCCGCGATGCAATTCCAGTGAAGCACCTCTGGGTTTCTGAACGCCCCCGAGATCGCAGACCTTAAGCAGTGCGTCGCCCGGCCGGCGTTTTGAGCGCGGATATAAATCGTCGACATCCCTTCCCACCATGAGGGCGATGATCTTTTCATTGGGCGTGTCTTTGGTGAAACCGCTGCCCACCGTTTCTCCGTCACGCAAAACCGTGAATCGATCTGAAACGGTTCTCACCTCCTCAAGGAAGTGCGAAATGTAGATGATTGAAATTCCCTTTCCTCGCAGCCGGCGGATGAGCGCGAACAGTTTCTCGATGTCGCGTGCGGTCAGCGAACTCGTTGGTTCATCCAGAACAAGAACACGGCAATCGAGGGCCACGGCGCGGGCGATCTCGACAAGTTGTTGCTGCGCCAGCGAAAGGCGATGCACGGGCAGCAGAGGATCAATGCCGCTTAAGCCGACTTCACCCAGGGCGCGTTCGGCATGTGCCCGCATCGCGCGCCAGTTTATGAAGAGCCCTGCGCGCGTTGGCTCGATGCCGAGCAGAATATTCTCCATCACGGACAGGTGGGGAGCCAGCGCGAGTTCCTGATAAATCATTGCCACGCCGCACGTCCGCGCGTGGAGTGGATTTCCGGGAACGTATGGAACGCCGTCCAGCAGCATCTCGCCGTCGTCGGGCGGGATTGCCCCCGACAGGATCTTCATGAGTGTGCTTTTCCCCGCTCCATTTTCTCCGACGAGCGCCATGACTTCGCCAGGCGCGACGCTTACTTCAACACCGCGCAAGGCTTTCGTTGCGCCAAAGCTGCGGCGCACACCACGCATTTCCAGGCGGAGCGACATTACTGCAGCCCAACCAGCTTGCGCACGGCGGCGTCGTTCTCAAGGTTCTCGCGAGTCACCAGAACGGTGCCCGTATCAACCGTTGCCGGGACCTTCTGTTTTCGCACAACCTTGTAAAGCGTCTCGACCGCGAGATATCCCATGCGTTCTGGATTCTGCGCGACCAGCGCATCAATTCGTCCCGCCTGCAGCTCCTCGACCAGTTTCTTGGAAGTGTCAAACCCGACGAACTTCACGCTCACCTGGATGCCTCCCTTGCGCATGTCGTCCAGGGCGGAAACCACTCCGATTGTGGAATACAGATTCGCTGCGAAGATGCCGTCCAGTTCCAGCCGCTTATTTTTTACGAATTTCTCAAGCGCGTTTGCTGCCGCGTTTTTACAGCCTTCAATCGTGCCGGTGTCAGGGTAAGGATCCGCGGCCACTTTCAGTCCCGATGCCTTGATGGTCTGGATAAAACCTTCCGATCGGGCTTCCGTGCTGCCAGTGCCCTGCACAAAACGCATGCACATCACTTGTGCGCCTGGCTTGTCGCCGATAAGCCGGATCAGTTCGCGTGCGCCAATAACTCCGCCGTTTTTGTTGTCGGTTGCGACGTAGCTCGAATGCGCGGTGCCATCAACGCCCGAATCGAAGACCACCACGGGGATGCCTGCCTTGACGGCGTTCTCAACCTGCTTGCGCATCGCGCGCTGGTTCAAGGGGGCGAGCGCGATGCCATCAACGCCGAGGTTCACCATGTTCTCGATAATCTTGTTCTGCTCGGCAATCTCGGTTTCCGTGACCGTGCCTTCCCACTTGAGGGTGACGCCGAGATCGGCAGCTGCCTGTCGCGCGCCTTTGGCAACCGTCTCCCAGAACTCGCCGCCTGTGCTCTTCGGGATTGCAGCCAGTGTGACTTTGTCGGCTGCGTTGTTGACAAAGGTGGAGCCGAATAAAAAGCAGCTCGCCAGTGCGGAAAGTAAAAAACGCATAGATCAGAAGTGAAGAGGGGTTCGCCGATGTCGCGGTGCCTCAAGCGGCGCGGGTGGAAACGCGTTACGAACCGGGTTCATGGTCTCGCGAATGTGCGAATTCAAATTCCCCTTGGCAATCCCTTTCCTCTCGACCGTTGGACCAGCGACGCCGCGCTCCTCCGTGGAACTGGGGATCGACGCGATCAAATGCAATGAGCCTTCCGCAGGACTCAGTGCAGGATGCGGAATCCCCGGCGGCATCCGCGCCTGTTCGTTCGGATCAATGTTGCCGTCGCAGAACTCCGAACGCTAACACGCCAACGCTCAGCAGGAGCGCGGTGGATCCTGCATCGGGAACGTTGTTCGTTGCCACGAACTGTCCTTCCAGCGTGTCGTTCCCACACGTCATGGTCGTATGAATGTCGAATGCGTTCAGCATCCCGCCCAGCAATGAAAGATCGAGATCGATCTGATTGTGACCAAAGCCGCTCTCCCGCTGCAGTCCCAGGGCAAATGGATCGGCAACGCCCGTAGCGTAATCAAAGCTTCCACTGCCCAGCAGATTGGCCGTTGCCGTGTCGATCGTGTAAGGGCCAGACGCAAGCACGTCTGTGGGCGCCACAGTGGTGAAGTTGTCGTAGAGCGAGTAGGTCTGGCCGTTGAAATCGAGAACGTAGGCATGGCTCCATGTCGCGGCTGAGAGCGATTTCACAAAAATCGCGCCGTAAACCACGGTGTGGGCAGGGCTCACATCGACGCCCTTGACGAAGTCGAAGGTTCCAACCACGGACAACCGGCTGCTCGCAGGATTGTAAACGAGGGCTTCAAGATCCCACTCGTCGCCAGTGGCGGTGGTGGGTTCCGTTTCGTTATCTTCAAGGGCGGATCCCAATCCGTTGCTGGCGCCCCAGACGCCTCCTCCATTACCCGACTGGCCGTCAAACCGCGTGATGTTAACGGGAACGGCAAGTGCGTTGAGGCACGTGGAAACCGTGATGACCGCGAGGAGATTTGTTTTCATACCTGGCACATAGGGTTAAAGCGGGCTTATTGCAGCACAGGTCGCGTTCGAGGAACATGGGGCGCTACGCGCCTCGGCTGGTGGGAACATTCCCCAGCACGGTTTGGACGGCGGGCCATTGACAACCGTGAGGGGCGGTTTGGGAAGCGGGAAGTGGCTGTCCGACATGGATTCGAACCATGACAAAAGCCTCCAAAGGGCCTTGTGCTACCATTACACCATCGGACAAACCGCGTTGAAATTAGCCCCGTCCTCCACGGGGCGTCAAATCATCTCTCGGTCGTAAATAGTTGAAACAAATGCGTTGCTGCCGGGTTAACCCTGCAGAATGAAAACCGTTGTGCGGATTAAAACGAATCCGGCGTTCAAGCGGACGCAGCCTCTGCCGTGGTGGCACGATGGCCAGATCGTGTCGCAGAATTTTGGCGGGTCGAAGGCGGCTCCCGTCGTATCCATTTTTACTCCCGGAACGGCGCGCAACCCTGCGCGCGGGGTTCGGGCGCTTCCGTTTTCCTGCCTCTATTTTTATGCAATGGCCCTGTCATCAATGTTGTTCCCCGTCTAGGCTCGGTCCGTGGCGCTCCGCCCCTGAACATGGACGACACGCAATCATTCGAGGCGTTCATGCTTGATCACCAGAACATGGTGTTTGGCACCGCAGTGCGCCTGCTCGCGAATCGATCCGAGGCAGAAGACATCGCACAGGATGTTTTCCTCAAGGCATTCCATCATTTCGAAAACCTGCGGGACAATCCATCGGCAGGCGGTTGGCTGCGGACTGTCGTCACAAACCTTTGCCTGAACCACCTCACGCGTTATCGCTCACGCTGGAACTTGTTCACGGAATGGCGATCCAGCGATGGCGAGGAGCTTGGACCTGCCGCTGAGATGACGGCACCGAGCGATCCGCTTTCTGAAATCGCAGCCGCAGAACAGAACGAATTACTCGAGCAAGCGTTGCAGAAACTTCCCGATTCGCAGCGGGTGCCCATTGTTCTCTTCCATCTGGAGAATCATTCGTATGAGCAAATAGCCGCCGAGCTCGGGATTTCTCTTGGCAAGGTGAAAACCGACATATTCCGGGGGCGCGAAGCGCTGCGGAAGGTGCTGCAAAGAAAAACCGGGTTTTCGGAAATCGTCCGCACATGAAGCATTTCTCGGAACAGGATCTGGAATCGCAGGTGGATCGCGCTCTCAAGGCGCTTCCCGAAATTCCAGCGCCCCAATCCCTCGCGCGGTCAGTGCTTGCAAGAGCAAAATCCCAGAGTGCCGCGCCCTGGTACCAGCGTCCATGGCACTCATGGCCTGTCCGGTTGCGCGCTGTGTCGTTCGGCATCATGCTCGCCGCCTTTCCTGCGCTGTATTTTGGGATAATTCAGTTGATCAATCATTCCTTTGCGGGGGTTTTTGCAGAACGAGCGCGCGATTCGCTGAATGCAGTGGCCATCCTTTGGAACGTAGCCACGGCGATAGCGCAGGCCGGCTTCGCTGTCATTGCGAATCTCGGACCGCTTTTCTTTGTCTCGGCATTCCTGATTGCGGCAGTTGCATATGCTGCCTGCATCGGCATCGGAACCCTGGCCGTCAAACTTGCGCTCACCCATCGATCCTCCAATCCCTTTTATGAAAATTAAGACGTTCGCCTTTATCAGCTTCGCGCTGCTGACCCTATCCACCTTGCCGTTGGTCGCGCAGGAAGATTCGCTGGAGTCTCCGCAAGTGCTGGCGCCGGAAATTGCAACCAATTCGGCGGCCGAGGCTGAGTCGGAATCCTCGGAAACGGCCGCGACGCCGAACCTTCGTCGCGGACCAGTCCTTGCCTTCGGCAAGACCGCAGAACTCGCTGCCGATCAAACCGCGGAGGCAGTGATCGCAATCGCTGGTACAGCCCGTGCCCATGGCCGCGTGCGTGAGGCGGTTGTTGCCATCATGGGTGATGCCGAGGCGAATAATCGCGTGGGCGATTCTGTTGTCGCGATCGCCGGCAATGTTCGGGTGAACGGCGAAACCCGGGAAGCCGTGGCGGTGCTTGGCAGCGTGATGGTGGGATCTAATGCCGTGATCCGCGGAGACGTTGTGTCTATCGGAGGGACTGTGAAGCTTGCCGAAGGAGCGAGGGTGCACGGCCAGATTCACGAGATGACCTTTGACGTACCGGGCTTGCCCCGTATTGAGGAGTTGTCGCTCTGGGTTCGCGAATGCGTATTCAAGCTGCGGCCGCTGGCGCCGCAGGTGCGATGGGTATGGATCGTTGTGGGTGCGTTTATCGGTCTTTACTTCCTTATCGCGGTTTTATTCCCCGGCCCGATCGAACTCTGCCGTGCTGAAATCGCGCAGCGTCCAGCCACCACGTTTGTAGTCGGATTGTTCTCAAAGATTGCGATTCCGATCATCTTGCTGGTGCTTGCCGCAACCGGCATTGGACTGCTCGTCGTGCCTTTTGTTTTTGCAGCTGGAGTTTTTGCAGCCCTTGTTGGCAAGGTTGCCCTGTTGCAATTCGTCGGGGGCGCATTGACTCGCGCGTTCGGCCTGCAGGGACGGGCCGCCGAACTGCTGTCTCTCGCGATCGGATCGATCA includes:
- a CDS encoding ABC transporter permease gives rise to the protein MTATPDATPPALSRSRVLLSKWGNILGRFLALIIVFTFFAVLVEDGKFYTVRNLENILRQSCVYATAGLGLTLVIIAAGIDLSAGSLIALSVVVVAWVLNLNIGAPGSEQSIVLAHPTLAPILAVGAGILASTLAGLANGAMVVGLRLVPFIVTLGTMGMIRGLAKGIAHERDIYPPEETWISSIMDPTLSRADQTWQILPTGVWILIGGVIVSSLLLRYMRLGRHIFAVGSNEETARLCGVPVHRTKLLVYTASGFFCGVAGLMQFSYIGGIGQPTTAVMYELFVIAAVIIGGASFKGGEGSIIGTLIGALTITILYMGGQQMGWPKWVQEMVIGGIIIIAVAVDRFRHRRIE
- a CDS encoding sugar ABC transporter ATP-binding protein encodes the protein MSLRLEMRGVRRSFGATKALRGVEVSVAPGEVMALVGENGAGKSTLMKILSGAIPPDDGEMLLDGVPYVPGNPLHARTCGVAMIYQELALAPHLSVMENILLGIEPTRAGLFINWRAMRAHAERALGEVGLSGIDPLLPVHRLSLAQQQLVEIARAVALDCRVLVLDEPTSSLTARDIEKLFALIRRLRGKGISIIYISHFLEEVRTVSDRFTVLRDGETVGSGFTKDTPNEKIIALMVGRDVDDLYPRSKRRPGDALLKVCDLGGVQKPRGASLELHRGEVLGVFGLVGAGRTELMRAVFGLDPVVKGTVTVGSYSGAATPGRRWSQGVGMISEDRKTEGLALGLSIADNLTLSRLAGLGPLGLVFPSRQNAACAPWIKKIPIKCQGPEQRINGLSGGNQQKVAIARLLHADVDVLLLDEPTRGIDVGSKAQIYQLIDELAARGKAVLMVSSYIPELLGTCDRIAVMSRGLLSDARAREEWDERGLLSAAIGQDN
- a CDS encoding substrate-binding domain-containing protein, with the translated sequence MRFLLSALASCFLFGSTFVNNAADKVTLAAIPKSTGGEFWETVAKGARQAAADLGVTLKWEGTVTETEIAEQNKIIENMVNLGVDGIALAPLNQRAMRKQVENAVKAGIPVVVFDSGVDGTAHSSYVATDNKNGGVIGARELIRLIGDKPGAQVMCMRFVQGTGSTEARSEGFIQTIKASGLKVAADPYPDTGTIEGCKNAAANALEKFVKNKRLELDGIFAANLYSTIGVVSALDDMRKGGIQVSVKFVGFDTSKKLVEELQAGRIDALVAQNPERMGYLAVETLYKVVRKQKVPATVDTGTVLVTRENLENDAAVRKLVGLQ
- a CDS encoding VPDSG-CTERM sorting domain-containing protein encodes the protein MKTNLLAVITVSTCLNALAVPVNITRFDGQSGNGGGVWGASNGLGSALEDNETEPTTATGDEWDLEALVYNPASSRLSVVGTFDFVKGVDVSPAHTVVYGAIFVKSLSAATWSHAYVLDFNGQTYSLYDNFTTVAPTDVLASGPYTIDTATANLLGSGSFDYATGVADPFALGLQRESGFGHNQIDLDLSLLGGMLNAFDIHTTMTCGNDTLEGQFVATNNVPDAGSTALLLSVGVLAFGVLRRQH
- a CDS encoding RNA polymerase sigma factor gives rise to the protein MDDTQSFEAFMLDHQNMVFGTAVRLLANRSEAEDIAQDVFLKAFHHFENLRDNPSAGGWLRTVVTNLCLNHLTRYRSRWNLFTEWRSSDGEELGPAAEMTAPSDPLSEIAAAEQNELLEQALQKLPDSQRVPIVLFHLENHSYEQIAAELGISLGKVKTDIFRGREALRKVLQRKTGFSEIVRT
- a CDS encoding RDD family protein, which translates into the protein MKIKTFAFISFALLTLSTLPLVAQEDSLESPQVLAPEIATNSAAEAESESSETAATPNLRRGPVLAFGKTAELAADQTAEAVIAIAGTARAHGRVREAVVAIMGDAEANNRVGDSVVAIAGNVRVNGETREAVAVLGSVMVGSNAVIRGDVVSIGGTVKLAEGARVHGQIHEMTFDVPGLPRIEELSLWVRECVFKLRPLAPQVRWVWIVVGAFIGLYFLIAVLFPGPIELCRAEIAQRPATTFVVGLFSKIAIPIILLVLAATGIGLLVVPFVFAAGVFAALVGKVALLQFVGGALTRAFGLQGRAAELLSLAIGSIIMIVLYMIPVVGFLAFAVFGVWALGAVVTAAFTRITRERPPRPPRGNPPTFGGGGSANPQVDPAAPHPAGSGTGFAPTSGLVAYPRAGFWERMGSGFVDLALLSIPFAILGPLGLLVLLAYFAGMWTWKGTTIGGLVLQQQVVRYDGKPLNFTVALVRGLAACFSACMLFIGFFWIGWNREKQAWHDLIAGTYVVRLPRAMPLVCL